ACCACCTGGTACCTGAGCCTGGCATTGTCTGACATCATATTCTGTGCTACTCTCCCTTTCACCATGGACTACATAGTTAAGAACAGCTGGAACTTTGGGCTCTTCATGTGCAAGTTTACTGCTTTTGTTATGACCCTTAATATGTACAGCAGTGTTTTCATCCTGGTCATCATTAGTGTGGATCGCTGCATCACTGTCAAGTTTCCCACCTGGGCCCAGAATCAGCGCACTGTACAGAAGGCGTCTTTAGTTGTTGTGTTGGCTTGGCTTGTGTCTTCTTTGCTTAGTATTCCATCAGCCAAATTCAGAGAGATTCATAATGCAACAACAGTCATATGCTATAACAACTTTGAAGGTCACCACAAAACCGTCGTGTTCACCCGCTTTACTTTTGGGTTTTTGATTCCATTCCTGACCATTTTCATCTGTTACTCCATCTTGATCCATAAACTTCGAGCAAACCAGATGTCCAAATTCACCAAGCCCTACAAGATCATGACATTACTGATCGCAACTTTTTTCATCTGTTGGTTGCCATTTCAAATAGTTTCTGTTTTAGAGTTGGACAAACACGAGCACGACCCTGTCTTTCACACAGCCCAAAAAGTATCTGCTTCTCTTGCCTGTGCAAACAGCTTTCTAAACCCATTCCTCTATGCATTCATGGCAAAGGGCTCAAAGAAGAAATGCTATTCCTTTCTTTCAAAGATCGAGAGTGCCATTGATGAGGAGACCAGAAGTGCTTTTAGAGCAATTTCAATTACCAATTCTGTGGATAACTGACTTTCTATTACTGTCTGAAATTTTATCACAAGTCACAGACTATTCCTCTTAATTCTCTTCCAAGTGTAACTGTAGAATGCTGTATTACAGAAACGACTTAGCAATAACAAGTAGTaacattgttttgttgcatgtttgAGTTTCAGAAATTCACAAGTATAttttacaagctgttttataagacattgtatattaaaatgccattttgttTAATGATCTATTTTATCTTACCATTTGTGCTACTGATTAATACATACCTCTGTAGTATTACCATTATATAACTGATtaacacatacatataaatatacagggTGGTGGTGGGGtaaatttattgtattgtatcaTCTTGGCAAGATCTGTTTGTTGTCATGCTCCacatctctctctttttgtttagctaaaatatgtattaaaaaatcttaaaaaaaatcttggtcTAACTGTAAGAGTTTCTGTTTCTGTAAGAGTTctctaaattatttaatatgccTATAAATTAAATCCATACACAATACATTCAAAAAGATGTGTCAGCATTATTTGTTTCTGATATGGTAAACCTTGTGTGGTACTTCCTATCTTTCAATACTTCCTGTTTATAagcattacaaaaacacatttgcatgtatTTGGTAATTTATGCTTTATTTCGTATTCATAGATTTATAAAGCTGATTTACAATTTTCATTGACAAAACACTTCCTAAGTCTAGTCAAATGCAGGGCTGCAGACTGCAACTCAAATAGTCGCAATGTGACAAAAGATAAAAATCTAAGccaaagtttaaaatattattatattttaatataactccggtTGCATTCATCATATACACCatgaagggtgagtaaataatacactgcagtagtgttgggtcctatcgttagcctgtgagatcgccaatacatgatattgtCGTGTTGATGTATTTAattacttagtttcattgcccgaaactccagttccagcataaggctaaaagcagcctaacattatcaaagaacatcatcactgattagcctaggcTATTCTAgagcaagtttatgcatttttaaaaacacttgcgttatacactgctatctacactgtatgatgaataaatgaagagttcagatgcaaaaccagttaaatccatctgatgtctttctttaaaaaatacatttttatcaggctcagatgtataggtttctatgtaagtaccggtacttctgattgggctgaggctggtatttttgcaagactgaagaaaaagtatttgatggacgtataatatgtgtcaggagcattcac
The genomic region above belongs to Labeo rohita strain BAU-BD-2019 unplaced genomic scaffold, IGBB_LRoh.1.0 scaffold_783, whole genome shotgun sequence and contains:
- the LOC127161946 gene encoding chemerin-like receptor 1, with protein sequence MEYMDSYNYDDILEVLSNQTKEEPSHVELHPQHCREAACVITVIFNVIVFCLGIIGNGAVIWITGFKMKKSVNTTWYLSLALSDIIFCATLPFTMDYIVKNSWNFGLFMCKFTAFVMTLNMYSSVFILVIISVDRCITVKFPTWAQNQRTVQKASLVVVLAWLVSSLLSIPSAKFREIHNATTVICYNNFEGHHKTVVFTRFTFGFLIPFLTIFICYSILIHKLRANQMSKFTKPYKIMTLLIATFFICWLPFQIVSVLELDKHEHDPVFHTAQKVSASLACANSFLNPFLYAFMAKGSKKKCYSFLSKIESAIDEETRSAFRAISITNSVDN